One window from the genome of Salvelinus fontinalis isolate EN_2023a chromosome 3, ASM2944872v1, whole genome shotgun sequence encodes:
- the LOC129851495 gene encoding uncharacterized protein LOC129851495: MFLCRGARLSATALELGLNSTTKAAAQLKANRPADITWPLRNSHTLHRSRAFCGYVRGGGRDDSALSPDGKREKREKDMFSIKNWDSVRFIITHREQLPRVTLFAFNFSNKTIFSPTYCNTSLPLHRTNGGQNRQKRHIDGLESVLFTSGAKVCKHRCCPTSTVQMRDLSSVAAAPKGLEDSPAVFKGDQTPKEASAKVPEEPKVPEPEEDKPSKAQQLKKVFKEYGAVGVSFHICISLMSLGMFYLAVSSGIDMTAILYKIGFSESLLQSKLAAGTSTFVLAYAVHKLFAPLRISITLVSVPLLVRYLRKTGLFKTPNSPTP, encoded by the exons ATGTTTTTGTGTCGTGGAGCGAGGCTGTCGGCGACGGCTTTGGAGCTGGGTTTAAACTCCACGACCAAGGCAGCGGCGCAACTTAAAGCAAACAGACCAGCTGACATTACCTGGCCATTGCGTAACAGCCATACATTACATCGCTCCCGAGCCTTTTGTGGATATGTCCGTGGTGGTGGCCGGGATGATTCTGCACTTTCGCCTGATGGAAAGCgagaaaagagggagaaggacaTGTTTTCCATCAAAAACTGGGACTCGGTTCGTTTCATAATCACACATCGGGAACAATTACCTCGAGTAACCCTGTTCGCTTTTAATTTCTCCAACAAAACTATTTTCAGCCCTACATATTGTAACACTAGCTTACCGCTACATCGGACGAATGGAGGCCAAAACAGACAGAAACGACATATAGATGGacttgaaagtgttttgtttacgTCTGGCGCGAAGGTCTGCAAGCATCGCTGCTGTCCCACATCGACTGTGCAAATGAGGGATCTATCTTCTGTTGCTGCCGCGCCAAAAGGCCTGGAAGACTCGCCCGCTGTCTTCAAAGGG GACCAGACTCCAAAAGAAGCCTCAGCCAAGGTCCCTGAGGAGCCCAAGGTACCGGAGCCTGAAGAGGACAAACCTAGCAAGGCCCAGCAGCTGAAGAAGGTGTTTAAGGAGTACGGAGCAGTTGGAGTCTCCTTCCACATATGcatctctctcatgtctctgggAATGTTCTACCTTGCTGTGTCCAG TGGGATTGACATGACTGCCATCCTGTACAAGATAGGTTTTAGTGAATCTCTGCTTCAGTCCAAGTTGGCGGCGGGGACCAGTACATTTGTCTTGGCGTACGCCGTCCACAAGCTCTTCGCTCCTCTCCGTATCAGCATTACTCTGGTGTCGGTGCCTCTCCTCGTTCGGTACCTCAGAAAGACTGGCCTCTTCAAGACCCCCAACTCACCCACACCCTGA